A region of the Litchfieldia alkalitelluris genome:
TCTTAAGAAAATAGGAGAAATCAATGATGGAATGATTAGTGATGTGGGTTTGCCGGCTTTAGCAAAAACATTGATTTTAAGCACTCATCCATATGAAATTAAGTTAGGTGAAAACAGTGACCAACCATTTGGCCGAATGGTGAGTATGACTAACATTGAAAACCATATTACGATAACCGATGGTGAATTTCCACAATCCTCTAAGGATGACATCATTCAAGTGTTAGTACCTGAAAAGGCATTACAGAAGAGAGGAATCGTTTTAAACTCACAATTGACGTTAAAAGATGGCGAAGAAACGCTCACCATTCAGCCAGTAGGGACCTTTCGGGCGAAGGAAACAAATGACCCTTATTGGTCGATTCCACCGGAACGTTATACAGATGATTTTATTGTTGTGGAAGAACTGTTTCAGCAGTTGTTTTTAAAAGATGGGGTGTTAGCGTCTGCACGCTTTTATACAGCATTTGACTATCACTTGATCCAAGAAAAACAAAGTCAGAAGCTATTAAACTTAGAAAATCGTTTAAAGTCAGAAGTAAGTGAAGTGAATAAAGAACCGATCATCATCCAATTTCCAATTCATGATCTATTGGTTAGCTATTTAAGTAAAGGGAAGCAGTTAACCATCATGTTTTGGTCACTAAACATACCAGTGATCATCATGCTCGGTTTATATTTGTTCATGGTATCGCGCTTAATTGTTGAACGGCAGCTGACTGAAATTGCCGTTTTATCAAGCAGAGGTGCTAAAAGATCACAAATCATGATGATTTATTTTATCGAAGTCAGCATTCTTGGGATGGTTGCGGTAGTAATTGGTCCCATGATTGGATTCGCCTTTTGCAAATTCTTAGGTGCAACAAATGGTTTTCTTGAGTTTGTCCAGAGAGAACCACTTCAAGTTGCTGTGACGATGAAGTCTTATTTGTACGGAATATGCGCTATCCTTGTTTCAATGGTGATGGTGATGCTACCAGTCTATCAAGCTTCAAAAAAGAGTATTGTCCATCATAAGCAAACATTGACAAAGGCGATGGTTGCTCATGAATGGTATTCGCTACTTGTGGCGGTTCTCTTTTTAATTTTTTCAATATATGGTTTATTTGTATTTAAAAATAGACAGCCAGCTGCGCATGGAGAGGAGTTATTTGTTGATCCGATTCTCTTTTTCATTCCAGCGCTATTCATTATTGGTGTTGCGTTGCTATTCTTACAAATTTATCCTTTACTATTAAAGACTTTGTATCGTATAGGAGAGAAGTATTGGAGCTTATCATTGTTTAGTACGTTTATACAGGTTAGTCGATCATCAAGGCAGTATCAGTTTCTGATGCTTTTTCTAATGATGACGATTGGTATTGGAATCTTTAGTGCAAGCTCTGCACGTACATTGAATCTAAACCTTGAGCAGCAGATTCGCTATAAAAATGGAGCAGATCTTGTTTTAGACGTCAAATGGGAAAGTACTAGCATTCAGTCACTTCCTGTATCAGGATCCACGACTCCAGCTACCTCAGAAACCGAGGAAAATGCTGTGACCGAGAAAGACGTTGTGTATTCAGAACCACCATTTGATCCTTTTTTAAAACTAGAAGAAGTTGAACATGCTGCAAAAGTTTTACAAAAAGATGATATAACGGTTGAAGCAAAAGGGAAATCTCTC
Encoded here:
- a CDS encoding FtsX-like permease family protein; translated protein: MTIIKIIIRKMLSNRWLTGSLFLGLLITVSLVSSIPTYTSSVLHKLLVSELEDYQIKQGQFPGEFSFLTNFSESTDVDSLKKIGEINDGMISDVGLPALAKTLILSTHPYEIKLGENSDQPFGRMVSMTNIENHITITDGEFPQSSKDDIIQVLVPEKALQKRGIVLNSQLTLKDGEETLTIQPVGTFRAKETNDPYWSIPPERYTDDFIVVEELFQQLFLKDGVLASARFYTAFDYHLIQEKQSQKLLNLENRLKSEVSEVNKEPIIIQFPIHDLLVSYLSKGKQLTIMFWSLNIPVIIMLGLYLFMVSRLIVERQLTEIAVLSSRGAKRSQIMMIYFIEVSILGMVAVVIGPMIGFAFCKFLGATNGFLEFVQREPLQVAVTMKSYLYGICAILVSMVMVMLPVYQASKKSIVHHKQTLTKAMVAHEWYSLLVAVLFLIFSIYGLFVFKNRQPAAHGEELFVDPILFFIPALFIIGVALLFLQIYPLLLKTLYRIGEKYWSLSLFSTFIQVSRSSRQYQFLMLFLMMTIGIGIFSASSARTLNLNLEQQIRYKNGADLVLDVKWESTSIQSLPVSGSTTPATSETEENAVTEKDVVYSEPPFDPFLKLEEVEHAAKVLQKDDITVEAKGKSLFSMKLMGIEPNEFGQTAWFKSSLLPSHWYGYLNLLAAEPSSVLISSKIADSLDVTTGDYLTLKDSSSNSMEVVIYEIMDYWPTFNPSLKNEDGGEAGLIVANLPYVQNRMSLEPYQVWLKVKEEKSRATLYESVKKAEIPVINISDIHPKLVELKNSAFLLGLNGTLSLGFLISVGIAFVGFLLYWILTIQARTLQYGIYRAMGVPLRKLIAILVYEQLFTSGVAAVLGLIIGGITSILYVPLFQISFDPQQMVPPFQVIFDPSDERKIYVFVTLMLVIGLTIFILFLKKLNIHQAVKLGED